Below is a genomic region from Salinirussus salinus.
CGTCAGCCTGCGCGTCGAGCCACTCGTCGTCGAAGACCTGCCGGCGGACCTCCTCGGAGATGTTCAGCTCCTCGAGTTGCTCGTCGATCTCCTCGGGCTCGAACTCCGAGGCTTCCTGGTGGGTGTCGACCGGCTCGTAGGGGCGGTGCTGGTCGATGTTGTCCTCCAGACAGAGGGCGTGGTCGACCCACTTCTCGACCTCCGCGCGCTCGATGTCGGGGTCCTGCATGTACTCCCGGATGGTGTCGGCGTGGCGCGCGAGCATCGCGGTGGCGTCGGGGTCCTCGGCGAAGAGGCCGAACCACTGGTTGTTCGCGAAGAAATCACTGTGGGCCTCGACGTGAGTGATCACGGCCTTCTGGTCGGCCAGGGAGTTCGACACCTGCAGGAAGGCGTGGGCGGGGTTGTCGTTGTTGACGATCTCGAAGGCCTTCCCGCCGAGGAACTGCCCCTGCTTCTGCTGGCGGTCGTACTGCATCCCCCACCGCCAGTGGGGGTACCGCGTCTGGAACCCGCCGTAGGCGATGAGTTCGTTCATGTCGTCGTAGTCGACGACCCAGTAGTTCACCGGGAACGGGTCCAGCCCCAGCTTCCCGGCCAGGGTGGCGGCCTCCTCGACGGCCTCCTCTAACTTTTCGGCCTCGCGTTGCATCTCGATCTCCGATTGTCGGTCTCTCATTCGTCTGCCTCCTCCTCGGTGCTGAGGATCTCGTAGATCGCCGTTGTCACGTCCTCCGGCCCGGAGACGTACGCCACGGCGACGTTGTCCGAGCCCCGGAAGTGGCGCTCGACCTCCTCGGCGTGGGTCGCGTTGATCGCGTTGCCGCTGGGCTGGGTCTCGACGTAGGCGTGCAGGTTCGCGGGGATCTCCTCCATCATCGGGATCACCCGCTCCTCGGTGTCATTCGAGGAGTTCTCGGAGTCCCCCGCCGCGAAGACGTAGCGGTTCCACTCGCTCCAGGGGTACTCCTCCTCCAGGACCTCGGCGGCCAGGTCGTAGGCGCTGGAGATCCGGGTTCCCCCGCCGGAACGGATCCCGAAGAAGTCCTCGCGCTCGACCTCCCAGGCCTCGGCGTCGTGGGCGATGTAGACGAACTCGGCGTTGTCGTACTTGCCCTGCAGATACCAGTCCAGGGGGGTGAAGGTCCGCTCGACCAGCTCCCGCTTTTTCTGCCGCATCGACCCGGAGACGTCGCGGATGTTGACCACGACGACGTTCTTCTCGCGCTCCTCGACGATCTCGGGGTACCGGAACCGTTCGTCCTCCCGGCGGAAGGGGATCTGGTCGACCCCCTCCCGGCGGATCCGCTGGGCGGTGTCGACGCGCTCGACGTTCGCCTCCATCTCCTCCAGGCTGGCCCACTTGGTCTTCTCGTCGTCGGGGATCTCGGCGTAGGCCTCCTCGACCCAGGGCCGGGAGACCGGGAGGTTCTCGTCGGTGCGTGCCCACTCGAAGACCGTCTCGGGGCCCCACCCGTCGACCTTCAGCGCCTCCCGGACGTAGCCGCGGTCGAAGTCCATCGCGAGCTTGCGCTTGAGTCCCTGCTTGAACAGCCGCTCGAAGTCCAGCGTCGAGGTGGGGCCGGTCCGGGTGATATCCGTGAAGTCACCCTCCGTCTCCTCGACGACCTGCTTGCCCTTCGGGTCCAAATCGAGTCCCAGCTCCTCGTCGAGTTCCTCGGCGAACTCCTCGGGGTCCATCTCGTAGTACTCGTGCTCCCCACCCTCCTCGCCGGGGTCGCCGTCCTCGTCGCCGTCCTCGGGCTCGCCGACGGGCTCGCCGG
It encodes:
- a CDS encoding YeaH/YhbH family protein; the encoded protein is MGLRDDLERYREVGENRRQDLAEFIQYGDMGGSRQDSVRIPIKIVDLPEFEYDQRDMGGVGQGDGDTPQPGEPVGEPEDGDEDGDPGEEGGEHEYYEMDPEEFAEELDEELGLDLDPKGKQVVEETEGDFTDITRTGPTSTLDFERLFKQGLKRKLAMDFDRGYVREALKVDGWGPETVFEWARTDENLPVSRPWVEEAYAEIPDDEKTKWASLEEMEANVERVDTAQRIRREGVDQIPFRREDERFRYPEIVEEREKNVVVVNIRDVSGSMRQKKRELVERTFTPLDWYLQGKYDNAEFVYIAHDAEAWEVEREDFFGIRSGGGTRISSAYDLAAEVLEEEYPWSEWNRYVFAAGDSENSSNDTEERVIPMMEEIPANLHAYVETQPSGNAINATHAEEVERHFRGSDNVAVAYVSGPEDVTTAIYEILSTEEEADE